The following proteins come from a genomic window of Kitasatospora sp. NBC_01246:
- a CDS encoding sensor histidine kinase, with the protein MFPRFSLRVRLLVLVLALVTTGLAVSDAVVLGTVRMQLVERLDDQLQRFAEPLSHRAPGRTTWPESRQPSVGGRRPAAALPSQYLVQYLSADGKVQQVVRQPVSENDPAPQLAGLDPAAAAPDTPFDLPDQRGQRSWRTLVLPLQRPPALGPAPPSAFAVPTPTPAYLMVAVSREDIDATVARLRTSFLAIGGAVLVLIAALGFFAVRAGMRPLRRIEEGAERIASGELSHRMPELATRTEVGRLSAALNAMLTQIEAAFAARAESEARMRRFVADASHELRTPLAGIRGFAELYRMGALPTEADVKRTMFRIESEAVRMGALVEDLLVLARLDEERPLDLAPMDLRTLAADALHDLTALDPSRPVALTGPSGTGAPGPAPVLGDEARLRQVVTNLVGNAVKHTPPGTPVRIGVGTAEGLCLLEVADSGPGLTEEQAVRVFHRFYRVDASRSRHDGGGAGLGLAIATALTHAHGGTLTLHTAPGTGATFRVEIPHQR; encoded by the coding sequence GTGTTCCCCCGCTTCTCGCTGCGCGTCCGGCTGCTCGTCCTCGTCCTCGCCCTGGTCACCACCGGGCTCGCGGTCAGTGACGCCGTTGTGCTCGGCACCGTCCGGATGCAGCTGGTGGAGCGGCTCGACGACCAGTTGCAGCGCTTCGCCGAACCGCTCTCGCACCGCGCCCCCGGCCGGACGACCTGGCCGGAGAGCCGGCAGCCCTCGGTCGGCGGGAGGCGGCCCGCGGCGGCGCTGCCCAGCCAGTACCTGGTCCAGTACCTCTCGGCGGACGGCAAGGTCCAGCAGGTGGTGCGCCAGCCGGTCTCCGAGAACGACCCGGCGCCGCAGCTGGCCGGTCTCGACCCGGCGGCCGCCGCCCCGGACACCCCCTTCGACCTGCCCGACCAGCGCGGCCAGCGCAGCTGGCGCACGCTCGTCCTGCCGCTCCAGCGGCCGCCCGCCCTCGGCCCCGCTCCCCCCAGCGCCTTCGCCGTGCCGACCCCCACCCCCGCGTACCTGATGGTCGCGGTCTCCCGGGAGGACATCGACGCCACCGTCGCCCGGCTGCGCACGTCCTTCCTGGCGATCGGCGGCGCGGTGCTGGTGCTGATCGCGGCCCTCGGCTTCTTCGCCGTCCGGGCCGGGATGCGGCCGCTGCGCCGGATCGAGGAGGGCGCCGAGCGGATCGCCTCCGGCGAGCTGTCGCACCGGATGCCCGAGCTCGCCACCCGCACCGAGGTCGGCCGGCTGTCCGCCGCCCTCAACGCGATGCTCACCCAGATCGAGGCCGCGTTCGCCGCCCGGGCCGAGTCCGAGGCACGGATGCGGCGGTTCGTCGCCGACGCCTCGCACGAGCTGCGGACCCCGCTGGCCGGCATCCGAGGCTTCGCCGAGCTGTACCGGATGGGGGCGCTGCCCACCGAGGCGGACGTCAAGCGGACGATGTTCCGGATCGAGAGCGAGGCCGTCCGGATGGGCGCCCTGGTCGAGGACCTGCTGGTGCTCGCGCGGCTCGACGAGGAACGCCCGCTCGACCTCGCGCCGATGGACCTGCGCACCCTCGCGGCGGACGCCCTGCACGACCTCACCGCCCTCGACCCGTCCCGCCCGGTCGCCCTCACCGGTCCGTCCGGCACCGGCGCGCCCGGCCCCGCACCGGTGCTCGGCGACGAGGCGAGGCTGCGTCAGGTGGTCACCAACCTGGTCGGCAACGCCGTCAAGCACACCCCGCCCGGCACCCCGGTGCGGATCGGCGTCGGTACCGCCGAGGGCCTCTGCCTGCTGGAGGTCGCCGACTCCGGTCCCGGCCTCACCGAGGAGCAGGCCGTCCGGGTGTTCCACCGCTTCTACCGGGTGGACGCCTCGCGCAGCCGCCACGACGGCGGCGGCGCCGGCCTCGGCCTCGCCATCGCCACCGCGCTCACCCACGCCCACGGCGGCACCCTCACCCTCCACACCGCCCCCGGCACCGGTGCCACCTTCCGCGTGGAGATCCCCCACCAGCGCTGA
- a CDS encoding Uma2 family endonuclease, whose product MTALVAEETVVDLDQALWQVWKEMDVPEGFRAEIIEEAIEMSPTGGTRHLTINRRVLLALHDQLRATGWAPANDGNVIHGLRVMIPDVFVAPDDLEEIEHPEGLGVLASGLAMVVETVSPGSRNRRRDVVLKHRAYATAGIPVYVIIDDFDDGGAVTVLTGPDIERGAYARSVRTPYGEEAFVPEGPAKGFVIGPEITGGRRG is encoded by the coding sequence ATGACCGCGCTCGTAGCCGAGGAGACCGTCGTGGACCTGGACCAGGCGCTGTGGCAGGTGTGGAAGGAGATGGACGTCCCTGAGGGCTTCAGGGCGGAGATCATCGAGGAAGCCATCGAGATGTCGCCCACCGGCGGGACCCGCCACCTGACGATCAACCGCCGCGTGCTGCTGGCGCTGCACGACCAGTTGCGAGCGACCGGCTGGGCCCCCGCGAACGACGGTAACGTCATCCACGGCTTGAGGGTGATGATCCCCGATGTCTTCGTCGCCCCCGATGACCTGGAGGAGATCGAGCACCCTGAAGGGCTGGGCGTACTCGCCTCGGGTCTCGCGATGGTGGTCGAGACGGTGTCACCCGGGAGCAGGAACCGCCGACGAGACGTGGTCCTCAAGCACCGCGCCTACGCGACCGCCGGCATTCCGGTGTACGTGATCATCGACGACTTCGACGACGGCGGCGCCGTCACCGTCCTGACCGGCCCCGACATCGAGCGCGGTGCCTACGCCCGTTCGGTCCGGACGCCGTACGGGGAGGAGGCGTTCGTGCCGGAGGGGCCCGCGAAGGGGTTCGTGATCGGGCCGGAGATCACCGGCGGGCGGCGGGGGTGA
- a CDS encoding helix-turn-helix transcriptional regulator encodes MSTDPIITLHGERELVQRAGHLFVASREEFLVAATDLLTWSSGVNAAFAEGKRPHLVPGLTMRKLYTRRALADPESHRRLVRIAGTGIEVRISDGPLAREAIIIDRRTAILAGAPVRGVRTYTVVQSPEVVDGVRSLFRAAWETATDLADCARPPHLTEQARQVLSALATGHTDETGARLLGLSLRTYRRRVADLMTTLGATSRFQAGLLARELLEDGVTPAARR; translated from the coding sequence ATGAGCACCGACCCGATCATCACCCTGCACGGCGAGCGGGAGCTCGTCCAGCGGGCCGGCCACCTCTTCGTCGCCTCGCGTGAGGAGTTCCTGGTCGCCGCCACCGACCTGCTGACCTGGTCGTCGGGCGTCAACGCCGCCTTCGCGGAGGGCAAGCGGCCGCACCTCGTCCCCGGGCTCACCATGCGCAAGCTGTACACCCGGCGCGCCCTGGCCGATCCGGAGTCGCACCGGCGGCTGGTGAGGATCGCCGGCACCGGCATCGAGGTCCGGATCAGCGACGGACCGCTCGCGCGCGAGGCGATCATCATCGACCGGCGCACCGCGATCCTGGCCGGCGCCCCCGTACGGGGCGTGCGGACGTACACCGTGGTGCAGTCGCCGGAGGTCGTCGACGGCGTGCGCTCGCTGTTCCGCGCCGCCTGGGAGACCGCCACCGACCTCGCCGACTGTGCCCGGCCGCCGCACCTCACCGAGCAGGCCCGGCAGGTCCTGAGCGCCCTCGCGACCGGCCACACCGACGAGACCGGCGCCCGCCTGCTCGGCCTCTCGCTGCGCACCTACCGCCGCCGGGTCGCCGACCTGATGACGACCCTCGGCGCCACCTCCCGCTTCCAGGCCGGCCTGCTGGCCCGGGAGCTGCTGGAGGACGGCGTCACCCCCGCCGCCCGCCGGTGA
- a CDS encoding oxidoreductase, with protein MTTTSHASAAGSLLLGGDLPIARMGFGAMKLPARDWDGPACDPVRSLAVLRRAVELGVDHIDTAWFYFHEDVSANGLIREALHPYRDGLVIATKVGPGRNPDGSWLEPAGPAELRAAVHRNLRELGVDRLDLVYLRRMPSLRSIATSFAALAELREEGLIRHLGVSNVDAAQLAEAEAIAPVTAVQNRFSVLEHSAEDAALLADCTARGIAFVPFFPLGGSGVPEDPALQRVAERHGATRAQVMVAWLLAVSPSILAIPGTSSPVHLEENVAAASLRLGAEDLAELAALGAPARP; from the coding sequence ATGACGACCACCTCCCACGCCTCGGCCGCCGGCTCCCTCCTGCTCGGCGGCGACCTGCCGATCGCCCGGATGGGCTTCGGCGCGATGAAGCTGCCCGCCCGCGACTGGGACGGCCCGGCCTGCGACCCCGTGCGGAGCCTCGCCGTGCTGCGCCGGGCGGTCGAGCTCGGTGTCGACCACATCGACACCGCCTGGTTCTACTTCCACGAGGACGTCTCGGCGAACGGCCTGATCCGCGAGGCCCTGCACCCGTACCGCGACGGCCTGGTGATCGCCACCAAGGTGGGCCCCGGCCGCAACCCCGACGGCAGCTGGCTGGAGCCGGCCGGTCCGGCGGAGCTGCGCGCGGCCGTCCATCGCAACCTGCGTGAGCTGGGGGTGGACCGGCTCGACCTGGTCTACCTGCGGCGGATGCCCAGCCTGCGGTCGATCGCGACGTCCTTCGCGGCGCTGGCGGAGCTGCGGGAGGAGGGGCTGATCCGGCACCTCGGGGTCAGCAACGTGGACGCGGCCCAGCTCGCCGAGGCCGAGGCGATCGCCCCGGTGACCGCCGTGCAGAACCGGTTCAGCGTGCTGGAGCACTCGGCGGAGGACGCGGCGCTGCTGGCGGACTGCACCGCGCGGGGCATCGCCTTCGTGCCGTTCTTCCCGCTCGGCGGCTCCGGGGTGCCCGAGGACCCGGCGCTCCAGCGGGTGGCCGAGCGGCACGGCGCCACCCGGGCACAGGTGATGGTGGCCTGGCTGCTGGCGGTCTCCCCCTCGATCCTGGCCATCCCGGGCACCTCCTCGCCGGTCCATCTGGAGGAGAACGTCGCGGCCGCCTCGCTGCGGCTGGGCGCCGAGGACCTGGCGGAGTTGGCGGCACTGGGGGCGCCGGCCCGGCCGTGA
- a CDS encoding VOC family protein yields MTIQLDHTIVHARDNRESAAFLAAILGLEVGTAWGPFVPVATGNGVTLDFASVPAEAIAPQHYAFLVSDEEFDAAFARIEAGGIAYYADPQLKLPGEINRHHGGRGLYFFDPAGHGMEIITRPYGSR; encoded by the coding sequence ATGACGATCCAGCTCGATCACACCATCGTTCACGCCCGGGACAACCGGGAATCCGCCGCCTTCCTGGCGGCCATCCTCGGCCTTGAGGTCGGGACGGCCTGGGGCCCGTTCGTCCCGGTCGCCACGGGCAACGGGGTGACCCTCGACTTCGCGTCCGTCCCGGCGGAAGCGATCGCCCCGCAGCACTACGCCTTCCTCGTCTCCGACGAGGAGTTCGACGCCGCCTTCGCCCGGATCGAGGCGGGCGGCATCGCCTACTACGCCGACCCGCAGCTGAAACTGCCCGGCGAGATCAACCGCCACCACGGCGGCCGGGGGCTGTACTTCTTCGACCCGGCAGGCCACGGCATGGAGATCATCACCCGCCCCTACGGCAGCCGCTAG
- a CDS encoding cytochrome ubiquinol oxidase subunit I translates to MELAIAHETIARWQFGITTVYHFLFVPLTISLAAIVAGLETAWVRTDKEKYFHATKFWGKLFLINIAMGVVTGIVQEFQFGMNWSDYSRFVGDVFGAPLAMEALIAFFFESTFIGLWIFGWDKLPRKLHCACMWMVSLGTVLSAYFILAANSWMQHPVGYSVDPVTGKAQLTDIARVLFQDTTVTVVLHTLTAAFLTGAAFMVGIASFHLWKAKRRPEAADPKRVAVMRTSLRLGLVLAVVFGLGTALSGDSLAKVMFRQQPMKMAAAEALWDSQAPAPFSVFAVGDVGKGHNSVELEIPGILSFLANSDFSSSVPGINDTANAEAAKYGGDPKDYIPSIFVTYWGFRLMIGFGMTSFVAGVVGLWTTRRKWLLAPEFRTGDTEVPRLMLLPKRELGPALTKWSWRIGILTMGFPLIANSFGWIFTEMGRQPWAVFGLMTTASAVSPNVGIGTQIGALTTFTVLYAILAVIEVRLLVKYAKAGPVTSERPPTEDPTLRGPSPDEDADKPLAFAY, encoded by the coding sequence GTGGAACTGGCAATCGCTCACGAAACCATCGCGCGTTGGCAATTCGGCATCACCACCGTCTACCACTTCCTCTTCGTACCGCTCACCATCAGCCTGGCCGCCATCGTGGCCGGACTGGAGACCGCCTGGGTCCGGACGGACAAGGAGAAGTACTTCCACGCCACGAAGTTCTGGGGGAAGCTCTTCCTGATCAACATCGCGATGGGCGTGGTCACCGGCATCGTCCAGGAGTTCCAGTTCGGGATGAACTGGTCGGACTACTCCCGCTTCGTCGGTGACGTCTTCGGCGCCCCGCTCGCGATGGAGGCGCTGATCGCCTTCTTCTTCGAGTCGACCTTCATCGGGCTCTGGATCTTCGGCTGGGACAAGCTGCCGAGGAAGCTGCACTGCGCCTGCATGTGGATGGTCTCGCTCGGAACCGTGCTCTCCGCCTACTTCATCCTGGCGGCCAACTCCTGGATGCAGCACCCGGTCGGCTACTCGGTCGACCCGGTCACCGGGAAGGCGCAGCTCACCGACATCGCCCGGGTGCTGTTCCAGGACACCACCGTCACCGTCGTCCTGCACACCCTGACCGCCGCCTTCCTCACCGGCGCGGCCTTCATGGTCGGCATCGCCTCCTTCCACCTCTGGAAGGCCAAGCGCCGGCCGGAGGCCGCCGATCCCAAGCGGGTCGCGGTGATGCGGACCTCGCTGCGCCTCGGCCTGGTCCTCGCGGTGGTCTTCGGTCTCGGCACCGCGCTCAGCGGCGACTCGCTCGCCAAGGTGATGTTCCGCCAGCAGCCGATGAAGATGGCCGCCGCCGAGGCGCTCTGGGACAGCCAGGCCCCGGCGCCGTTCTCGGTCTTCGCGGTCGGCGACGTCGGCAAGGGCCACAACTCGGTCGAGCTGGAGATCCCCGGGATACTCTCCTTCCTCGCCAACAGCGACTTCAGCTCCTCCGTCCCCGGCATCAACGACACCGCCAACGCCGAGGCCGCCAAATACGGCGGGGACCCGAAGGACTACATCCCGAGCATCTTCGTCACCTACTGGGGCTTCCGTCTCATGATCGGCTTCGGGATGACCTCCTTCGTGGCGGGGGTGGTCGGGCTCTGGACCACCCGGCGGAAGTGGCTGCTGGCACCGGAGTTCCGCACCGGCGACACCGAGGTGCCGAGACTGATGCTGCTGCCGAAGCGCGAACTCGGCCCGGCCCTCACCAAGTGGAGCTGGCGGATCGGCATCCTCACCATGGGGTTCCCGCTGATCGCCAACAGCTTCGGCTGGATCTTCACCGAGATGGGCCGCCAGCCGTGGGCCGTCTTCGGGCTGATGACCACCGCGAGCGCGGTGTCGCCCAACGTCGGCATCGGGACCCAGATCGGGGCCCTGACCACCTTCACCGTGCTGTACGCGATCCTCGCCGTCATCGAGGTGCGGCTGCTGGTCAAGTACGCCAAGGCCGGGCCGGTCACCTCCGAGCGGCCGCCCACCGAGGACCCGACGCTGCGCGGCCCGTCCCCGGACGAGGACGCGGACAAGCCGCTCGCCTTCGCCTACTGA
- the cydB gene encoding cytochrome d ubiquinol oxidase subunit II produces the protein MQLHDVWFVLIAVLWIGYFFLEGFDFGIGILTKPLARSTAERRVLINTIGPVWDGNEVWLLTAGGATFAAFPDWYATLFSGFYIPLLVILVCLIVRGVAFEYRAKRSDARWQRNWEEAIFWTSLLPAFLWGVAFANIVRGVDIDAQKNFVGGFWDLLNPYALLGGLVTLTLFTFHGAVFAALKTVGEIRDRARALALRLGLVTAVLALAFLLWTQADHGNGWSLAVLAVAVLALVGALVANQLAREGWAFVLSGATIVAAVAMLFLSLFPDVMPSTLNPEWSLTVTNAASSPYTLKLMTIVAAVFTPLVLLYQGWTYWVFRKRIGVQHIPGHDPAAALDQG, from the coding sequence ATGCAACTCCACGACGTCTGGTTCGTCCTGATCGCCGTCCTGTGGATCGGCTACTTCTTCCTTGAGGGCTTCGACTTCGGCATCGGCATCCTCACCAAGCCGCTGGCCCGCTCCACCGCCGAGCGGCGGGTGCTGATCAACACCATCGGCCCGGTCTGGGACGGCAACGAGGTCTGGCTGCTCACCGCCGGCGGCGCCACCTTCGCGGCCTTCCCGGACTGGTACGCGACGCTGTTCAGCGGCTTCTACATCCCGCTGCTGGTGATCCTGGTCTGCCTGATCGTGCGCGGGGTCGCCTTCGAGTACCGGGCCAAGCGCTCCGACGCGCGCTGGCAGCGGAACTGGGAGGAGGCCATCTTCTGGACGTCACTGCTCCCGGCCTTCCTCTGGGGCGTGGCCTTCGCCAACATCGTCCGCGGCGTCGACATCGACGCGCAGAAGAACTTCGTCGGCGGCTTCTGGGACCTGCTCAACCCGTACGCGCTGCTCGGCGGACTGGTCACGCTCACCCTCTTCACCTTCCACGGCGCGGTGTTCGCCGCACTGAAGACGGTCGGGGAGATCCGCGACCGGGCCCGTGCCCTGGCGCTGCGACTCGGCCTGGTGACGGCGGTGCTGGCACTGGCCTTCCTGCTCTGGACCCAGGCCGACCACGGCAACGGCTGGAGCCTCGCCGTCCTGGCCGTCGCGGTGCTGGCCCTGGTCGGCGCCCTGGTGGCCAACCAACTGGCCCGCGAGGGCTGGGCGTTCGTCCTCTCCGGGGCAACCATCGTGGCCGCGGTCGCGATGCTCTTCCTCTCGCTGTTCCCGGACGTGATGCCGTCCACCCTGAACCCGGAGTGGAGCCTGACCGTCACCAACGCCGCCTCCTCGCCGTACACGCTGAAGCTGATGACGATCGTCGCGGCCGTCTTCACCCCGCTCGTGCTGCTCTACCAGGGCTGGACGTACTGGGTCTTCCGCAAGCGGATCGGCGTCCAGCACATCCCCGGGCACGACCCGGCCGCCGCGCTCGACCAGGGCTGA
- the cydD gene encoding thiol reductant ABC exporter subunit CydD, whose product MKPVDPRLLGYARTTRAFLAGSVLLGGAGAALVVAQASLIAEIVVRGFQQRAGLDELAAPLLWLALTAVGRGLVGWLTELTAHRSVARVKSTLRRRLLDHATALGPAHLAGRRTGELTTLATRGVDALDDYFARYLPQLALAVVVPVIVLLRVVGADLTSAAIIAGTLPLIPLFMALIGMATQSRMDRQWETLSRLSHHFLDVVAGLPTLKVFNRARTQAATVARITADYRRATLRTLRIAFISSFALELLSTLSVALVAVSIGFRLVDGTLDLETGLLILILAPEVYFPIRQVGALYHSSVEGLTAADELFAVLETPLPPAGTVPAPALAGALVEAEGLTVLHTGRSAPALDAAGLTLRPGTTTALTGPSGAGKSTLLAVLLGLTAPDAGSVRITAADGRTYRLDELEPASWRRQIAWVPQHPHLFAGTVAENLRLYRPGAGEDELWAALGSAHARDFVRRLPHGLATVLGEDGAGLSAGQRQRLALARVLLADDRPLVLLDEPTAGLDGASEAAVVNAVRVLTADPARTVLLVAHRPALLAVADRLVRLEGPPVPAAAAAPPRPAHDGEPVPAADTPPEEPAGAATVRPRLALSVLLGALALGCAVALMATSGYLISYASEMPPVLYLMMAVTSVRAFGIGRSVFRYAERLVSHDAVLRTLGTLRAAVYRRLTVLAPAGLPAFRRGDLLSRLVADVDAVQDHHLRWRLPAAVAAVVSLAATAAMAAFLPAAGLALGLGLLLAGAVVPALAARWSVGAERRQAPARGRLATAVVDTLTGTAELTVAGALPGRLAAVRSADAALTGLAARSAATTALGTGLIALLTGLTVAAAAAVGIRGVQSGALAPVCLAVVVLTPLAAFEAVTGMPLAVQARRRSRTASARLAEVLDAPAPVTEPAAPAALPGQPLPITVRGLTVRHAGQEADALVGLDLDLAAGRRIAVVGPSGSGKTTLAQALLRFLEPAAGRITFADGRPQAVDSRELAGDDVRRVIGLCAQDAYVFDSTLRENLRLARPSADERELRAALAAARLLDWTDTLPAGLDTMVGEHGARLSGGQRQRLALARALLADFPVLVLDEPAEHLDLPTADALTADLLAATAGRSTVLITHRLAGLDDGSVDEVLVLDGGRVVERGTWSELVAEPGGRLRAMWERERAADGPVAVGTAAAGRPPVVAPTFG is encoded by the coding sequence GTGAAGCCCGTCGACCCCCGACTGCTCGGGTACGCCCGCACCACCCGCGCCTTCCTCGCCGGATCGGTCCTGCTCGGCGGGGCGGGGGCGGCCCTGGTGGTCGCCCAGGCGAGCCTGATCGCCGAGATCGTCGTCCGCGGCTTCCAGCAGCGGGCCGGCCTCGACGAGCTGGCCGCGCCGCTGCTCTGGCTGGCGCTGACGGCGGTCGGCCGGGGGCTGGTCGGCTGGCTCACCGAACTCACCGCGCACCGCTCGGTGGCCCGGGTGAAGTCCACCCTGCGGCGCCGGCTGCTCGACCACGCCACCGCGCTCGGCCCGGCCCACCTGGCGGGCCGGCGCACCGGCGAACTCACCACCCTCGCCACCCGGGGCGTCGACGCGCTCGACGACTACTTCGCCCGCTACCTGCCGCAACTGGCGCTCGCCGTGGTCGTCCCGGTGATCGTGCTGCTGCGGGTCGTCGGCGCCGACCTCACCTCGGCCGCGATCATCGCCGGGACGCTGCCGCTGATCCCGCTCTTCATGGCGCTGATCGGGATGGCCACCCAGAGCCGGATGGACCGGCAGTGGGAGACCCTCTCGCGGCTTTCGCACCACTTCCTGGACGTGGTCGCCGGCCTGCCCACGCTCAAGGTGTTCAACCGGGCCCGTACCCAGGCCGCCACCGTCGCCAGGATCACCGCCGACTACCGCCGGGCCACCCTGCGCACCCTGCGGATCGCCTTCATCTCCTCGTTCGCCCTGGAGCTGCTCTCCACCCTGTCGGTCGCGCTGGTCGCGGTCTCCATCGGCTTCCGGCTGGTGGACGGCACGCTCGACCTGGAGACCGGGCTGCTGATCCTGATCCTGGCGCCCGAGGTCTACTTCCCGATCCGCCAGGTCGGCGCGCTGTACCACTCCAGCGTGGAGGGGCTGACCGCGGCCGACGAGCTCTTCGCGGTGCTGGAGACCCCGCTGCCGCCGGCCGGGACCGTCCCCGCCCCCGCGCTCGCCGGCGCCCTCGTCGAGGCCGAGGGCCTCACGGTGCTGCACACCGGCCGGAGCGCACCGGCGCTGGACGCCGCCGGGCTGACCCTGCGGCCGGGCACCACCACCGCGCTCACCGGCCCGAGCGGGGCCGGCAAGTCCACCCTGCTCGCCGTCCTGCTCGGCCTCACCGCGCCGGACGCGGGCAGCGTCCGGATCACCGCCGCCGACGGGCGGACGTACCGGCTGGACGAGCTGGAGCCGGCGAGCTGGCGCCGGCAGATCGCCTGGGTGCCGCAGCACCCGCACCTGTTCGCCGGCACCGTCGCCGAGAACCTGCGGCTCTACCGGCCCGGCGCCGGCGAGGACGAGCTGTGGGCGGCGCTGGGATCCGCGCACGCGCGGGACTTCGTGCGGCGGCTGCCGCACGGGCTCGCCACCGTGCTCGGGGAGGACGGCGCCGGCCTGTCGGCGGGCCAGCGCCAGCGGCTGGCGCTCGCCCGGGTACTGCTCGCCGACGACCGGCCGCTGGTGCTGCTGGACGAGCCGACCGCCGGCCTGGACGGCGCCTCGGAGGCGGCCGTGGTGAACGCCGTCCGGGTACTGACCGCCGATCCGGCGCGCACCGTGCTGCTGGTCGCGCACCGGCCGGCACTGCTGGCGGTCGCCGACCGGCTCGTCCGGCTGGAGGGGCCGCCGGTGCCCGCGGCCGCCGCCGCGCCGCCCCGGCCCGCACACGACGGGGAGCCGGTGCCGGCCGCCGACACCCCGCCGGAGGAGCCCGCCGGAGCGGCGACCGTACGGCCCCGGCTGGCGCTCTCCGTCCTGCTCGGCGCGCTCGCGCTCGGCTGCGCGGTGGCGCTGATGGCCACCTCCGGCTACCTCATCTCCTACGCCTCCGAGATGCCGCCGGTGCTCTACCTGATGATGGCCGTCACCTCGGTGCGGGCCTTCGGCATCGGGCGCAGCGTGTTCCGCTACGCCGAGCGGCTGGTCTCGCACGACGCCGTGCTGCGCACCCTCGGCACCCTGCGGGCCGCCGTGTACCGCCGGCTGACCGTGCTGGCCCCGGCCGGGCTGCCGGCCTTCCGGCGCGGGGACCTGCTCTCCCGGCTGGTCGCCGACGTCGACGCCGTCCAGGACCACCACCTGCGCTGGCGGCTGCCGGCGGCGGTGGCCGCGGTGGTCTCGCTGGCCGCGACGGCGGCGATGGCCGCCTTCCTGCCCGCGGCCGGCCTGGCCCTCGGGCTGGGGCTGCTGCTGGCCGGGGCGGTGGTGCCCGCGCTGGCCGCCCGCTGGTCGGTCGGTGCCGAGCGGCGGCAGGCCCCGGCCCGCGGCCGGCTGGCCACCGCCGTCGTCGACACCCTCACCGGAACGGCCGAACTCACGGTGGCCGGGGCGCTGCCGGGCCGGCTGGCCGCCGTCCGGTCCGCCGACGCCGCGCTGACCGGGCTGGCCGCCCGCTCGGCCGCCACCACGGCGCTCGGCACCGGGCTGATCGCGCTGCTCACCGGGCTGACGGTGGCCGCCGCCGCGGCCGTCGGCATCCGGGGTGTGCAGAGCGGTGCGCTGGCGCCGGTCTGCCTGGCGGTGGTCGTGCTGACCCCGCTGGCCGCCTTCGAGGCCGTCACCGGGATGCCGCTCGCCGTCCAGGCCCGCCGGCGCAGCCGGACCGCCTCGGCCCGGCTGGCCGAGGTGCTGGACGCGCCCGCCCCGGTCACCGAGCCCGCCGCCCCGGCGGCCCTGCCCGGGCAGCCGCTGCCGATCACCGTCCGCGGGCTGACCGTCCGCCACGCCGGACAGGAGGCGGACGCGCTGGTCGGCCTCGACCTGGACCTCGCCGCCGGCCGCCGGATCGCCGTGGTCGGCCCGTCCGGCTCCGGCAAGACCACGCTCGCCCAGGCGCTGCTGCGCTTCCTGGAGCCGGCCGCGGGCCGGATCACGTTCGCCGACGGCCGTCCACAGGCTGTGGACAGTCGGGAGCTGGCCGGGGACGACGTCCGCCGGGTGATCGGGCTCTGCGCCCAGGACGCGTACGTCTTCGACAGCACGCTGCGGGAGAACCTGCGGCTGGCCCGGCCCTCGGCCGACGAGCGGGAGCTGCGCGCCGCGCTCGCCGCCGCCCGGCTGCTGGACTGGACGGACACCCTCCCGGCGGGCCTCGACACCATGGTCGGGGAGCACGGCGCCCGGCTCTCGGGCGGCCAGCGCCAGCGGCTCGCGCTCGCCCGGGCGCTACTGGCCGACTTCCCGGTGCTCGTGTTGGACGAGCCCGCCGAGCACCTCGACCTGCCCACCGCCGACGCGCTCACCGCCGACCTGCTCGCCGCCACGGCCGGCCGGAGCACCGTGCTGATCACCCACCGGCTGGCCGGCCTCGACGACGGCTCCGTCGACGAGGTCCTGGTCCTGGACGGCGGCCGGGTGGTCGAACGCGGCACCTGGTCGGAGCTGGTCGCGGAGCCGGGCGGCCGGCTGCGGGCGATGTGGGAGCGCGAGCGCGCGGCGGACGGCCCGGTGGCGGTGGGCACCGCCGCAGCCGGTCGCCCGCCGGTGGTCGCGCCGACCTTCGGCTGA